A region from the Cellvibrio sp. PSBB006 genome encodes:
- a CDS encoding P-II family nitrogen regulator, protein MKLITAVVKPFKLDDVRTALSEVGVQGMTVTEVKGFGRQKGHTELYRGAEYVVDFLPKVKIELAVDDSMVEQAVEAITKAAQTGKIGDGKIFITPLEEIIRIRTGETGPDAI, encoded by the coding sequence ATGAAACTGATTACTGCTGTAGTAAAACCATTCAAACTTGACGACGTGCGTACCGCACTGTCAGAGGTCGGCGTACAAGGCATGACCGTGACAGAAGTCAAAGGGTTCGGCCGCCAGAAAGGCCACACTGAACTCTACCGCGGTGCGGAATACGTAGTTGATTTTTTACCGAAGGTGAAGATCGAGTTGGCAGTGGATGATTCCATGGTTGAACAGGCGGTCGAAGCCATTACCAAAGCGGCGCAGACCGGCAAGATTGGTGACGGTAAAATCTTTATCACACCGCTCGAAGAAATTATTCGTATCCGTACCGGCGAAACCGGACCGGACGCGATTTAA
- a CDS encoding ammonium transporter, which translates to MEENIYHLQYAMDTFYFLVCGALVMWMAAGFAMLESGLVRAKNTTEILTKNVALYAIACIMYMVCGYAIMYGGDVFLTGIQEVDVTAKLGEFAEREGGFTGGAIYSSASDFFFQVVFVATAMSIVSGAVAERMKLWAFLLFAVVMTGFIYPMEGSWTWGAEGKFGLNLDDQFGFKDFAGSGIVHLAGATAALAGVILLGARKGKYGPNGEVHAITGANLPLATLGTFILWMGWFGFNGGSVLKLGDIGNANAVAMVFLNTNAAAAGGLVGALMVARILFGKADLTMALNGALAGLVAITASPDSPSAMAATIIGIVAGIIVVFSIIGLDKLKIDDPVGAISVHGVVGLFGLLVVPFTSEGTTFLGQLIGAAVIFAWVFIASFVVWFIIKLVIGIRVSEEEEFEGVDIAECGMEAYPEFTHK; encoded by the coding sequence ATGGAAGAGAATATTTATCATCTTCAGTACGCCATGGACACCTTTTACTTCCTGGTGTGCGGCGCACTGGTTATGTGGATGGCCGCTGGCTTCGCTATGTTGGAATCAGGCTTGGTACGCGCCAAGAACACCACTGAAATTTTGACTAAAAACGTCGCGCTGTATGCGATAGCGTGCATCATGTACATGGTGTGTGGTTACGCGATCATGTACGGTGGCGATGTCTTCCTGACCGGTATTCAGGAGGTTGATGTAACTGCCAAGCTTGGCGAGTTCGCCGAGCGAGAGGGCGGTTTCACCGGTGGCGCGATCTACTCTTCCGCATCTGACTTCTTCTTTCAGGTGGTCTTCGTAGCTACCGCCATGTCAATCGTATCTGGTGCAGTAGCTGAGCGCATGAAGCTCTGGGCATTCCTGCTGTTCGCTGTGGTCATGACCGGCTTCATCTATCCGATGGAAGGCTCCTGGACCTGGGGTGCGGAAGGCAAATTCGGCTTGAACCTCGATGACCAGTTTGGCTTCAAGGACTTCGCGGGCTCGGGAATCGTTCACCTCGCTGGCGCCACGGCGGCATTGGCAGGTGTAATCCTTTTGGGAGCTCGAAAAGGCAAATACGGCCCCAACGGCGAAGTGCACGCGATCACCGGTGCTAACCTGCCCCTGGCTACCTTGGGAACTTTCATCCTGTGGATGGGCTGGTTCGGCTTCAATGGTGGCTCCGTATTGAAACTTGGCGATATCGGAAATGCCAACGCTGTGGCGATGGTGTTCCTGAATACCAACGCAGCAGCTGCCGGCGGTCTGGTTGGTGCTTTGATGGTTGCTCGTATCCTGTTTGGCAAAGCAGATTTAACCATGGCCCTGAATGGTGCTTTGGCTGGCCTTGTTGCTATCACTGCGAGCCCTGACTCGCCCAGCGCTATGGCTGCAACCATAATCGGAATCGTTGCGGGCATCATTGTTGTCTTCTCGATCATCGGGTTGGACAAGCTGAAGATCGACGACCCGGTAGGTGCCATTTCGGTGCATGGCGTAGTTGGTCTGTTCGGATTGCTCGTTGTACCCTTCACCTCTGAAGGCACCACCTTCCTGGGTCAACTTATCGGTGCTGCGGTTATCTTTGCATGGGTATTTATTGCCAGCTTCGTTGTCTGGTTCATCATCAAGCTGGTTATCGGTATCCGTGTATCCGAAGAAGAAGAGTTCGAAGGTGTGGATATCGCTGAGTGTGGTATGGAAGCCTATCCTGAGTTTACGCACAAGTAA
- a CDS encoding P-II family nitrogen regulator has translation MKLVTAIIKPFKLDVVREALSDIGVHGMTVTEVKGFGRQKGHSELYRGAEYVVDFLPKTKIEIAVSETELDSVVEAITKAANSSKIGDGKIFVSTLEQVVRIRTGETGEQAL, from the coding sequence ATGAAACTGGTAACAGCGATTATCAAACCGTTCAAGCTCGATGTGGTGCGCGAAGCGCTGTCCGACATCGGCGTGCACGGTATGACGGTAACCGAAGTAAAAGGTTTTGGTCGGCAAAAAGGGCATTCAGAACTCTATCGCGGCGCAGAATACGTGGTCGATTTCCTGCCCAAGACCAAGATTGAGATTGCCGTTTCCGAAACGGAGCTGGACTCGGTGGTGGAAGCAATCACCAAAGCCGCGAACAGCAGCAAAATCGGCGACGGCAAAATCTTTGTATCAACCCTGGAGCAGGTCGTGCGCATACGTACCGGCGAAACAGGCGAACAAGCACTTTAA
- a CDS encoding accessory factor UbiK family protein yields the protein MITDFAQRLLQELQKNLPQISALLPKRELHLALQSALSRLDLVTREEFDAQQAVLARTREKLEQLEETLASLEARASDKP from the coding sequence ATGATTACCGACTTCGCCCAGCGCCTGTTACAGGAGTTACAGAAAAATCTGCCCCAGATTTCCGCACTCTTACCCAAACGCGAACTCCACCTTGCCCTCCAATCGGCCCTGAGTCGGCTGGATCTGGTCACACGAGAGGAGTTCGATGCACAACAAGCTGTCCTGGCACGTACACGCGAGAAGCTGGAACAGTTGGAGGAAACTCTGGCAAGCCTCGAAGCCAGGGCAAGCGACAAACCATAG
- a CDS encoding YifB family Mg chelatase-like AAA ATPase, with protein MSLAIVYSRAKLGVSAPLVTVEVHLSNGLPSLSIVGLPETAVKESKDRVRSAILNSHLEFPARRITVNLAPADLPKEGGRYDLAIALGILAASGQIPKESLAEYEFLGELALSGELRPINAALPAALASGDVQRRLILPTHNATEAALSNTTRVYGSDNLLQVCAHLHQREFLFQAEAAVAADNDDYLDLSDVKGQAQAKRALEIAASGGHNLLLYGPPGTGKTMLASRLPGILPALDEREMLDVAAVYSAAPSVTSQTGTHAWRKRPFRAPHHTASAIALVGGGPNPRPGEISLAHRGVLFLDELPEFQRQVLEVLREPLESGEVRISRARAQVTYPAHFQLVAAMNPCPCGYHGSDSDRCRCTPDQVRRYRDKISGPLLDRIDMHVPVRALKQGELHAPSTGDNSTRVRERVEQTRTRQLDRQGKYNHQLNAPELERFCVLNNNDKLLLEQAIDKLGLSTRAYHRVLKVARTLADMEGLQQPGTTQITEALSYRTLDRENLSTI; from the coding sequence ATGTCACTGGCTATTGTTTATTCACGCGCAAAGCTCGGTGTCAGCGCCCCGCTGGTCACTGTAGAAGTTCATCTATCCAATGGCCTGCCAAGCCTTTCCATCGTCGGGTTACCGGAAACGGCGGTCAAGGAAAGCAAAGACCGGGTGCGCAGTGCCATCCTGAACAGCCATCTCGAATTTCCCGCACGCCGCATTACCGTCAACCTGGCGCCTGCAGATTTGCCAAAAGAAGGTGGCCGCTACGACCTGGCGATCGCCCTTGGTATTCTCGCCGCCTCCGGGCAAATCCCCAAAGAAAGTCTGGCAGAGTATGAATTTCTCGGTGAATTGGCACTCTCTGGCGAACTGCGCCCGATTAATGCTGCTTTACCTGCCGCCCTCGCCAGCGGGGATGTCCAACGTCGCCTGATCCTGCCCACACATAATGCAACTGAAGCCGCACTCAGTAACACAACTCGCGTTTACGGCAGTGATAACCTGCTTCAGGTCTGCGCGCACCTGCATCAGCGGGAATTTTTATTTCAAGCCGAGGCAGCGGTAGCCGCCGATAACGATGATTATCTGGATTTGAGCGATGTAAAAGGACAAGCGCAGGCAAAACGCGCGTTGGAGATAGCTGCCAGCGGTGGACACAATTTGCTGCTTTACGGTCCACCGGGCACCGGGAAAACCATGCTGGCCAGTCGTCTGCCGGGGATATTGCCGGCACTGGATGAACGGGAGATGCTGGATGTTGCGGCAGTTTATTCCGCCGCACCTTCCGTCACATCACAGACGGGCACCCACGCTTGGCGAAAACGGCCGTTTCGCGCGCCGCACCATACTGCGTCAGCGATTGCTCTGGTAGGCGGCGGTCCCAACCCGCGGCCCGGTGAAATTTCTCTGGCCCATCGCGGCGTCCTGTTTCTGGATGAGTTGCCGGAATTTCAACGCCAGGTCCTGGAAGTATTGCGCGAACCCCTGGAAAGCGGTGAAGTGCGCATCTCCCGCGCAAGAGCGCAGGTCACTTATCCCGCACACTTTCAATTGGTTGCCGCCATGAACCCCTGCCCGTGCGGTTATCACGGCAGTGATTCCGATCGATGTCGCTGCACACCGGATCAAGTCCGCCGGTACCGCGATAAAATTTCCGGCCCTTTGCTTGATCGCATCGACATGCATGTTCCCGTCAGGGCACTCAAGCAAGGCGAACTACACGCACCATCAACCGGCGATAACAGCACACGTGTACGCGAGCGGGTTGAACAAACCAGAACCCGACAACTCGACCGGCAGGGAAAATACAATCACCAGCTCAACGCACCGGAACTGGAGCGCTTTTGTGTGTTGAACAATAACGACAAGTTATTGCTGGAACAGGCCATTGATAAGCTCGGCCTTTCAACTCGCGCATATCACCGGGTGTTAAAAGTGGCACGCACGCTGGCGGATATGGAAGGCTTGCAGCAACCCGGTACAACACAAATTACTGAAGCCTTGAGTTACCGCACACTGGATCGGGAGAATTTATCGACCATTTGA
- a CDS encoding LysR family transcriptional regulator, translated as MWSYDDLVIFLRVMQEGNFANTAKKLDVPASTISRRITKLECALKTKLIRRNTRKFQVTDTGLTLFNQCMPLIESLERNLNATTASLDLIGGKLTITAPTFLAQELLSECIIEFQLAHPEVELNVYTDNRMRDLVTEEVDLAIRIGPLEDSNLIAQRLWDIHIGVYASRAYLDSHPPIETPSDLYGHAALFFRSKNEQWIFQDRKTEDIKSIKLESQLHINDIRTVVKAVQAGIGVACLPQFAVDKCVATSAQGSPVVSLLENYTVLPERSLYVVYQDGKYLSKNARIFIEYLRKKFSELP; from the coding sequence ATGTGGAGTTACGATGATCTTGTTATTTTTCTGCGTGTTATGCAGGAAGGAAATTTCGCAAACACGGCCAAAAAATTGGATGTTCCTGCCAGTACAATCAGCCGTCGAATAACAAAGTTAGAGTGCGCATTAAAAACCAAGTTAATCAGGCGAAATACACGAAAGTTTCAAGTAACTGACACCGGGTTGACATTGTTCAATCAATGTATGCCCTTAATTGAATCACTGGAACGAAATTTAAATGCCACTACTGCTTCATTGGATCTGATTGGTGGCAAGCTGACAATTACCGCGCCAACTTTTTTGGCGCAAGAATTGTTGTCGGAGTGCATAATTGAATTTCAGCTTGCGCATCCAGAAGTAGAACTCAATGTCTACACGGATAATCGGATGCGCGACCTGGTTACAGAGGAGGTGGATTTGGCGATCCGTATAGGCCCGCTGGAGGATTCCAATCTAATTGCCCAGCGCCTTTGGGATATTCACATTGGGGTTTATGCAAGTCGGGCGTATCTGGATTCTCATCCGCCGATAGAAACACCTTCCGACCTCTATGGGCACGCTGCATTATTTTTTCGATCTAAAAATGAGCAATGGATTTTTCAGGACAGAAAAACGGAAGATATAAAATCCATCAAGCTTGAATCCCAATTGCATATAAATGATATACGAACGGTAGTGAAGGCAGTGCAAGCTGGAATAGGGGTCGCATGTCTTCCCCAATTCGCCGTCGATAAATGTGTTGCAACGTCGGCACAGGGCTCTCCAGTGGTTTCCCTCCTGGAGAATTACACGGTGCTGCCTGAGCGAAGTCTGTATGTGGTGTATCAGGATGGAAAATATCTTTCGAAGAACGCAAGAATATTTATTGAATATTTGCGAAAAAAATTTAGTGAATTGCCATAG